The Pogoniulus pusillus isolate bPogPus1 chromosome 6, bPogPus1.pri, whole genome shotgun sequence genomic interval GCACCACCTGCACGTCAGAGGCCATcacccaccctgcccctgcGCCGGGGCACTGGAGGTCAGCGGTGCCGCCTTCTAGTCCCTCCCTATTGCATCAGAGTTCGCAGCCCCTCCCCGCACCTCTGTGGGTCAgaggccagcagcacctcccttaCAGGGGCGGGCCAGAGCTCACCGCAGCTCCTCGTCAGCCTGCCCGCCCAGAGCGGGAGCCGCCAGGCTCTCCCTCCCCACGCCCCAGCGGTCGGGACAGCGGTCGGGATGCCTCCGGCGGTACCTGGCGCCGCGGGAGTCGGATGAAGTAGGGCTGAAGAGGAGCTGGAGCCGCTGAAGCTGCCGCACGTAGCGCCCCACGCCATTGTGCAGGACGGCGGCCAGGAAGCGGCTGGGCGAGCCGCGGCCCGTCATGCTGCCGCCCTCACCCGGAACCGGAACTGCACAGAGACGGGGAACTTCCGCTTCCGGCTCTCCTCGGAAGTGACGCGCGGAgcgggcggcggggcgggaGCATGGCGGCGTCCATGGGACTCCACGTGAGGGGAGCGGCCTGAGGGGCGCCAGGCCGCGGGGCCGCCGCCGATGCCGCTTGGCGGTGGCGCGGGCGGGTGCCGGGGCGGCCCGGGCGGAGGCGGGTACGGGCAGGATGGCGGTGGTGCCTCTGCGGCCCTGCAGAGCCGTCGGCCGCGTCTTGCCTCTGCTGTGCGGCGGGGCGAGGAGCAAGGGAGCTCTGAGCCCCAGGGTGCCGGGCCGCCTCACGCAGCGCCGCTACAAAAAGGACGTGCTGCCCTCCCCCGAGGGGCCCGTGCCCTCTGTCTCCATCACCGAGATCCGGCAGTACCTGCGGGCCCAGGGCATCCCCTTCCACGACGGGtacagctgcctgcacacccccagcctcttcaCCGACGGCCGGGAAGACCAACCGCCGGCGGCGGCCGCCAGCACCCCTTACACGCTTTTCGTTGACAAGACCACGGGCAGCTTCCTGTGCACGGCCACCCTGGCCGAGGGCACCTGGCAGGACTTCCAAGCCAACGTGGAGCTGCGGCACCGCGGTGTTCCCCCTGCCGGCTCAGAGGACCCGGAAGAGGACATGCGACAGGCTCGTGAGGATGCTCGCTGCATCTGGGACCGGGCGCTGCCGCTCTGGGAGCTACTGGACGAGGAAGAGACTAGTAAGATCAAAGCCATGTTTGGTATCTCCCTGGTGTCAGACGCCACCCTGAAACGCTTTGGGGTGCgttatctgagggctgccaagTCCCTTGTCTTCCCTTGGTTCAGCCCCCGTGATGCCACCCTGAAGGGCCTGAAGCTCATGAGGGTGGAGAAGAAGGGGGATGTGATATCTTACATAGAAGAGACTTTACCACGCCTTGATTCCTATCGCAATCTGTTTGGACTGCCACTGATTGGCCGCCGAGACACAGAGCTGGTCTTAactgggtgggagctggatGCCTTAGCCCTACACCAAGCTACAGGGGtggccagcctggccctgccacGCGGGGCCAcctgcctgccccctgccctgctcccgtACCTGGAGCAGTTCAAGCGCATCACGCTGTGGTTGGGCGAGGACCTGCGGTCTTGGGAAGCTGCCAAGCTCTTTGCCCGCAAGCTGAGCCTCAAGCGCTGCTCACTCGTGCGCCCTGGCAACCTGCAGCCCCGGCCCTTGGAGGCTCTGAACCAGGGCCTGAACCTCACCAGGATTCTGcgtgctgccctgcctgccagccacaAATCCATTGTCTCCTTCCGACAGCTGCGTGAAGAGGTGTTTGGAGAGCTGGTTAACACTGAGCAGGTGGCTGGCGTCAAGTGGGCACGCTTCCCTGAGCTCAACAAGCTCCTCAAAGGGCACCGCAAAGGGGAGCTCACTGTCTTCACaggtgaggggcaatggctggtgggtgggagaagcagagagctTTTCAGTGCCTGCATCCTCTTGGGAGTGATGCCTTATGAGTTTTAtaggtccctttctgctcaTGGCTTCAGCCGAGCCACCCACCTTGGGGTATGCAAGAGACTGGGGCATGTTCCTAAGTGTGGTGAGCCTGGGCATACTGGTGTGGTGATGAGCTCCTTCTCTGGGGTGGCACAGAAAGGCCTGGGGTGTCCATTAACATCGCTCTCACCCATGCTGTCATCTGTCTGATCCCTCTTTGTGCCTCACTGTTGGTTGGTCAACCATTCCTCACACCCCACAGGGACCTACTGGCTGCTGGAGGTGACAAATGTTCAAACATGAAGCCTGGTGTGAGACACTGCTTGTTTATGGTGGAAGTGCTCCAGATGGGTTGCTCTTATCCTGCTTCATAGCACTTTCACCTCTAAACAATCCCCACGGGCATGCAGGATGGGTCAGATGTAATTCTGCTCTCCCCAGATAATTTTTCCCATCGTTGTCCTTGTGCCAGGCCCAACAGGCAGTGGGAAGACAACTTTCCTCAGTGAGTATGCCCTGGACCTTTGCATGCAGGGGGTGTGCACTCTGTGGGGCAGCTTCGAGATCAACAACGTCCGTTTGGCCAAGATCATGCTGACACAGTTTGCTGGCCGGCGCCTGGAGGACCAGCTGGAGCTCTATGATGAGTGGGCAGATCGCTTTGAGGATCTGCCCCTCTACTTCATGACTTTCCATGGCCAGCAGAACATCAAGTATGGTTCCACACCTTCGTTCCTGGTGGTGTTTACCCCTCATGGCACGTGCTGTGAGGCCCTGGGGAACTGGGGCTCTTTTCTTGCAGTGGGTTGCAGATTTGGGGCTAGCAGAGGGAGGACTGAGACAGTTCAGGTCCCAGCATTGGCATATGGGAACTGCGTGGCTCTGCTGGTTGTCGTGGGGAATGTCACGGCTTCCTGCTAGGGTGGGAgtagaggaaagggacctgtcCTTGTTCTAGGTGGCTGCCAGAAtgtgccccccagcaccctgctcacgtggcagtgctgctgtttgctgaggAGGGAGGATGGGCACCTCCAGCTCTTTGTGTTCACCAAGTGCTCTGGCACCTGCATACTTTGTCATGCACTCTGAGGGACCTTGTAGGCTGGGCATTTATGGGATGGTGGGCAGGGGCtatgtgaggagcagctgggtctTTCTGGTCCAAGCTGCCCTTGCCTGTGTGGATGGGCTGCTCCTGTCCTGTGATGGAGGAGATGCAGAGGTGGGAGGTGCCCAGGGCCTAGCGGGAGCTCGCCTGATAACCTCCCAGCTCCACCTCTCCCAGTCCAGTGCTTGGCTCAGCTTCTGCACTGTGTGGCTGATCACCAGGGCTGATCTCAATCTTTCCCCGCCCAGGACAGTGATTGACACCATGCAGCACGCTGTCTACATGTACGACATCACCCACGTGGTTGTCGACAACCTTCAGTTCATGATGGGACACGAGCACGTCTCTGTGGACAGGTAGCCCTTTTCCAAGCcac includes:
- the TWNK gene encoding twinkle mtDNA helicase isoform X1; this encodes MAVVPLRPCRAVGRVLPLLCGGARSKGALSPRVPGRLTQRRYKKDVLPSPEGPVPSVSITEIRQYLRAQGIPFHDGYSCLHTPSLFTDGREDQPPAAAASTPYTLFVDKTTGSFLCTATLAEGTWQDFQANVELRHRGVPPAGSEDPEEDMRQAREDARCIWDRALPLWELLDEEETSKIKAMFGISLVSDATLKRFGVRYLRAAKSLVFPWFSPRDATLKGLKLMRVEKKGDVISYIEETLPRLDSYRNLFGLPLIGRRDTELVLTGWELDALALHQATGVASLALPRGATCLPPALLPYLEQFKRITLWLGEDLRSWEAAKLFARKLSLKRCSLVRPGNLQPRPLEALNQGLNLTRILRAALPASHKSIVSFRQLREEVFGELVNTEQVAGVKWARFPELNKLLKGHRKGELTVFTGPTGSGKTTFLSEYALDLCMQGVCTLWGSFEINNVRLAKIMLTQFAGRRLEDQLELYDEWADRFEDLPLYFMTFHGQQNIKTVIDTMQHAVYMYDITHVVVDNLQFMMGHEHVSVDRLAAQDYIVGAFRKFATDNTCHITLIIHPRKEDDEKELQTASIFGSAKASQEADNVLILQDRKLLTGPGKRYLQQKQGQAEEDEGGEGVFSPASSRGNLQEVMIPAGLSLSGGMWTGAGSIGLGYTSPSSPGTEATRCYGPSV
- the TWNK gene encoding twinkle mtDNA helicase isoform X2: MAVVPLRPCRAVGRVLPLLCGGARSKGALSPRVPGRLTQRRYKKDVLPSPEGPVPSVSITEIRQYLRAQGIPFHDGYSCLHTPSLFTDGREDQPPAAAASTPYTLFVDKTTGSFLCTATLAEGTWQDFQANVELRHRGVPPAGSEDPEEDMRQAREDARCIWDRALPLWELLDEEETSKIKAMFGISLVSDATLKRFGVRYLRAAKSLVFPWFSPRDATLKGLKLMRVEKKGDVISYIEETLPRLDSYRNLFGLPLIGRRDTELVLTGWELDALALHQATGVASLALPRGATCLPPALLPYLEQFKRITLWLGEDLRSWEAAKLFARKLSLKRCSLVRPGNLQPRPLEALNQGLNLTRILRAALPASHKSIVSFRQLREEVFGELVNTEQVAGVKWARFPELNKLLKGHRKGELTVFTGPTGSGKTTFLSEYALDLCMQGVCTLWGSFEINNVRLAKIMLTQFAGRRLEDQLELYDEWADRFEDLPLYFMTFHGQQNIKTVIDTMQHAVYMYDITHVVVDNLQFMMGHEHVSVDRLAAQDYIVGAFRKFATDNTCHITLIIHPRKEDDEKELQTASIFGSAKHRPGDVFLCPGQPGS